A genomic window from Companilactobacillus alimentarius DSM 20249 includes:
- a CDS encoding ABC transporter ATP-binding protein, whose product MFKIARGRINVLQVLAAVIFMIFQVVATLYIPNLTSDIVNKGVITGDNNYIVHAGMQMILVSFISVIAAFGNVLMASQASQGLGRKLRSDLFKKILYFTHDEFDKFETSSLTTRTTNDVVQIQNVMIMMLRMMIMAPIMLIGASFMAYQKNAEMTKIFLISIPILIVLVGVVMYFAVPLFKAMQKKTDRLNLVFREGLTGVRVIRAFRQDKFEQNRFDSANKDYTNNAVKVFSIVALMFPIVTLIMSGTNVGITWLGAHYIANQSMEIGNMIAFMTYAMQILMSFMILSMVFVFVPRASASAARIQEVFETKSKIDVVAKPAKLKDEPALSFNDVNFRYTGAEKLALSNLNFKVTKGQTLAIIGGTGSGKSTLINLIPRFYDAETGIVSINGTDVKALSTEDINNRVSMVPQTAYLFRGTIRENMLYGKEKATDEQIWHALEVAQADDFVKELDGQLDAEVEQGGENFSGGQKQRLAIARALVKDASIYVFDDSFSALDFKTDLNLRTALKNDEKISQSVVVIVGQRISTVADADQIVVLDNGKMVGLGTHAELKENNKTYQEIIESQLKEGK is encoded by the coding sequence ATGTTCAAGATTGCTCGAGGTAGGATCAATGTATTACAGGTGCTTGCGGCGGTTATTTTTATGATTTTTCAAGTCGTTGCAACGTTATACATTCCTAATCTGACATCAGACATTGTTAATAAGGGTGTTATTACCGGTGACAACAATTATATTGTCCATGCAGGGATGCAGATGATTTTAGTTTCGTTTATTAGCGTTATAGCAGCTTTTGGAAATGTTCTAATGGCGTCACAAGCGTCACAAGGTTTAGGACGTAAATTGAGATCCGATTTATTCAAGAAGATATTATACTTTACACACGATGAATTCGACAAGTTCGAAACGTCATCATTAACGACTAGAACGACTAATGATGTTGTGCAAATTCAAAATGTGATGATCATGATGTTAAGAATGATGATCATGGCACCAATCATGTTAATTGGTGCTAGTTTCATGGCTTATCAGAAAAATGCTGAGATGACTAAGATATTTTTGATTTCAATTCCTATCTTAATTGTTTTGGTTGGTGTTGTAATGTACTTTGCAGTGCCCTTATTTAAGGCTATGCAGAAAAAGACTGATCGTTTGAATTTGGTCTTTCGTGAGGGATTGACTGGTGTGCGTGTCATACGTGCCTTTAGACAGGATAAGTTCGAACAGAATCGTTTTGATAGTGCCAATAAAGATTACACTAACAATGCGGTAAAGGTATTTAGTATTGTCGCTTTGATGTTCCCAATCGTAACTCTGATCATGAGTGGAACTAACGTAGGGATCACTTGGCTAGGTGCACATTATATTGCCAATCAATCTATGGAAATTGGTAATATGATTGCCTTTATGACTTATGCTATGCAAATTTTAATGAGTTTTATGATTCTTTCAATGGTCTTTGTATTTGTTCCACGTGCTTCGGCTTCAGCTGCACGTATTCAAGAGGTTTTTGAAACAAAAAGTAAGATTGATGTTGTTGCTAAGCCAGCTAAGTTAAAAGATGAACCAGCTCTTAGTTTCAATGATGTTAATTTCAGATATACTGGTGCTGAAAAATTGGCCTTGTCAAATCTTAATTTCAAAGTAACTAAGGGGCAAACTTTGGCCATTATCGGTGGTACTGGTTCTGGTAAGAGTACTCTGATTAATTTAATTCCTAGATTTTATGATGCTGAAACTGGTATTGTAAGCATTAATGGGACTGATGTTAAGGCTTTGAGTACTGAAGACATCAACAATCGTGTTTCGATGGTTCCACAGACGGCTTATCTTTTCAGAGGAACAATTCGTGAGAATATGCTCTATGGTAAGGAGAAAGCTACCGATGAACAGATTTGGCATGCTTTAGAAGTAGCCCAAGCGGATGATTTCGTAAAAGAACTAGATGGTCAATTGGATGCTGAGGTTGAACAGGGTGGCGAAAACTTCTCTGGTGGTCAGAAACAACGTTTAGCCATTGCCAGAGCTTTGGTCAAAGATGCTTCGATCTATGTCTTTGATGATTCCTTCTCAGCACTTGATTTCAAGACTGACTTAAATCTCCGGACAGCTTTGAAGAATGATGAAAAAATCAGTCAGAGTGTCGTTGTTATTGTTGGTCAACGTATTTCAACTGTTGCTGATGCAGATCAAATTGTCGTCTTGGATAACGGTAAGATGGTCGGCCTCGGAACTCATGCAGAATTAAAAGAAAATAATAAGACTTACCAAGAAATAATTGAGTCTCAATTAAAGGAGGGTAAGTAA
- a CDS encoding CPBP family intramembrane glutamic endopeptidase: MNNPKISYHPIKTIFHIIAFFLLFLLEQLPLSILTLTKKQLGSKYQAYIKIAPIITIILLIVSATIIIFVFKQAQNFSTQKFTKKTWLIILIATILVALTNFATVPFMKSSNANVDALNLIGQNNMVILILFSVIVAPTLEEIIFRGIFMNWFFLNRPFVSILLSGIIFGYVHAPFGTGTDWIYALSKILLGIILAGVYYRTKNIKANITVHFLNNFLAIFAGLAISGVI; encoded by the coding sequence ATGAATAATCCTAAAATCAGTTATCATCCTATAAAAACTATATTTCATATTATAGCCTTTTTCCTACTCTTTTTACTGGAACAACTCCCATTAAGTATCTTAACTTTAACAAAAAAACAATTAGGTTCAAAGTATCAGGCATATATAAAAATTGCGCCAATAATAACTATTATATTACTAATTGTTTCAGCTACCATAATTATTTTTGTATTCAAACAAGCCCAGAATTTTTCCACTCAAAAATTTACTAAAAAAACCTGGTTGATTATTCTTATCGCCACTATCCTGGTAGCTTTAACCAATTTTGCAACCGTTCCATTTATGAAAAGCAGCAATGCTAACGTTGACGCCTTAAATTTAATCGGTCAAAATAATATGGTAATCTTGATTCTTTTTAGTGTCATCGTAGCTCCCACATTAGAAGAAATAATTTTTCGTGGTATCTTTATGAATTGGTTCTTTTTAAACCGGCCATTTGTTTCAATTCTTCTCAGTGGAATTATTTTTGGTTACGTTCACGCACCCTTTGGCACCGGAACAGATTGGATCTATGCTCTGTCGAAAATTCTTTTAGGAATTATTTTGGCAGGCGTTTATTACAGAACCAAAAATATTAAAGCTAACATTACCGTCCATTTTTTAAATAACTTCTTAGCTATTTTCGCCGGTTTAGCTATTTCAGGAGTGATTTAA